In Thalassospira sp. ER-Se-21-Dark, one genomic interval encodes:
- a CDS encoding HAD family phosphatase — MDLPSAVIFDLDGCLVDSEPLSLEVIAAEMNCLGINDVTINYVRERFLGVSIQDICKHVSERLGKACPDDFTQRVEDRLLGEYKTRLRQIPDAENLLRSLTDAGVKTALATGSSLRRMGATLDISGFDVHFAGTAFSADQVTNGKPAPDLFLLAAEGISVPPENCVVIEDSPHGVKGARAAGMTALGFVGGTHLHDIRADQSQVLLNAGALEIFESLQEIGDEILRSLK, encoded by the coding sequence ATGGACCTACCTTCTGCGGTTATTTTTGACCTTGATGGTTGTCTGGTCGACAGCGAACCACTGTCGCTGGAAGTCATCGCGGCCGAGATGAACTGTCTTGGCATTAATGACGTCACCATCAATTACGTACGCGAACGGTTTCTCGGTGTCTCGATCCAGGATATCTGCAAGCACGTTTCTGAACGGCTTGGCAAAGCCTGCCCGGATGATTTCACCCAACGGGTCGAAGACCGGCTGCTGGGAGAATACAAAACCCGACTGCGCCAAATCCCCGATGCCGAAAACCTGTTGCGAAGCTTGACCGATGCCGGTGTGAAAACCGCCCTGGCAACTGGAAGCTCGCTGCGTCGAATGGGGGCAACACTTGATATCTCGGGGTTTGATGTGCATTTCGCCGGGACGGCGTTCAGCGCCGATCAGGTCACCAATGGCAAGCCGGCCCCTGACCTGTTCCTGCTGGCGGCCGAAGGTATCTCTGTCCCGCCCGAAAACTGTGTGGTGATTGAAGATTCCCCACACGGCGTAAAAGGGGCGCGGGCGGCGGGGATGACTGCATTGGGCTTTGTCGGCGGCACACACTTGCATGACATCCGCGCAGATCAAAGTCAGGTGCTTCTTAATGCCGGGGCTTTGGAGATCTTTGAAAGCCTTCAGGAAATTGGCGACGAAATTCTACGCAGCCTTAAGTAA
- a CDS encoding DUF2160 family membrane protein, with protein sequence MTNQNATQLDTAPLTEEENEKKPNTTQERQGFLPIETNAFDRCFISVVIWVAMSLFWFRFIEPMGLSIWISNVIALALAVYIVRKG encoded by the coding sequence ATGACCAATCAAAACGCGACACAGCTTGATACCGCCCCTCTGACCGAGGAAGAAAACGAAAAGAAACCAAACACAACGCAAGAACGCCAAGGCTTTTTGCCGATTGAAACCAACGCCTTTGACCGTTGTTTCATTTCGGTCGTGATCTGGGTGGCGATGTCGCTTTTCTGGTTCCGCTTTATCGAACCGATGGGCCTGTCGATCTGGATTTCGAACGTCATTGCCCTTGCACTTGCCGTCTATATTGTCAGGAAAGGATAA
- a CDS encoding NAD(P)-dependent alcohol dehydrogenase, with amino-acid sequence MKSLVLEKKDDITLRDFPAIDRAEEVLGPRDVRIKMHTVGICGSDVHYYTHGRIGPFVVKDPMILGHEASGTVIEAGSEVTTLSVGDRVCMEPGVPDPNSKATRLGMYNVDPAVRFWATPPVHGILRPTCVHPEAFTFKLPDNVSFAEAAMVEPLAVGVHAATKAKIKPGDIALVIGAGPIGLVTALSALAGGCARVYVADLAEKKLEIAASLSAAITPINVKSQDITEIVKRDTDGWGIDVVFEATGSPKAAAGVFEPLCPGGCVVMIGGQPDPISYDAGAAMIREARVENIFRYAHVFPRCVAMLSSGAIDVKPLITRTFAFEDSVRAFDIAASAPPAEVKLQIELPQ; translated from the coding sequence ATGAAATCCCTGGTTCTTGAAAAAAAGGATGACATCACCCTGCGTGACTTTCCTGCCATCGACCGCGCAGAAGAGGTCCTTGGTCCGCGCGATGTGCGCATCAAGATGCATACTGTCGGCATCTGCGGATCGGATGTGCATTACTACACCCATGGCCGCATCGGACCTTTCGTCGTCAAGGACCCGATGATCCTTGGCCACGAGGCATCCGGCACCGTGATCGAAGCCGGATCCGAGGTCACAACCTTATCGGTCGGTGACCGGGTTTGCATGGAGCCGGGCGTGCCCGACCCCAACAGCAAGGCCACCCGTCTTGGCATGTATAATGTCGATCCGGCCGTGCGGTTTTGGGCAACGCCGCCTGTGCATGGCATCTTGCGCCCGACCTGCGTGCATCCCGAAGCCTTCACCTTCAAGCTGCCCGACAATGTTTCCTTTGCCGAGGCCGCGATGGTTGAACCGCTGGCGGTGGGTGTCCATGCCGCGACCAAGGCCAAGATAAAACCCGGTGACATTGCGCTTGTAATTGGTGCAGGCCCGATTGGGCTTGTTACCGCGCTTTCTGCCCTTGCTGGCGGATGTGCGCGCGTCTATGTCGCCGACCTTGCGGAAAAGAAACTTGAAATTGCCGCATCGCTCAGCGCGGCCATCACCCCGATTAATGTCAAATCCCAAGACATCACCGAAATCGTCAAACGCGATACGGATGGCTGGGGTATTGATGTTGTCTTTGAAGCCACGGGCTCGCCAAAGGCGGCCGCTGGCGTGTTTGAACCGCTGTGTCCGGGTGGGTGCGTTGTCATGATCGGTGGCCAGCCAGACCCGATCAGTTATGACGCCGGTGCGGCAATGATCCGCGAAGCCCGGGTCGAAAACATTTTCCGTTATGCCCACGTCTTTCCGCGCTGCGTTGCCATGCTGAGCTCGGGCGCGATCGACGTCAAACCGCTTATCACCAGAACATTCGCCTTCGAAGACAGCGTGCGCGCATTCGACATCGCAGCCTCCGCCCCACCGGCGGAAGTCAAGCTGCAGATCGAATTGCCGCAATAG
- a CDS encoding carbohydrate ABC transporter permease, whose protein sequence is MKKRNPFLTTLFWVFISLLTLFPIYWLFVISVKPAVQLFSTPDLIVNNPFWGNYTEVLGNRLLRSYMINSLVISTGNAVLCTVLGFFTCYALSRFQFRGKESIFFWTITNRMAPPAVFLLPLFLLMTQVYRIGDFTLLDTRIGMILVYCTFNLPFAIWTLRPTIDAIPRELDEAAYVDGASPWKVITEIVFPLCRPGLAVTLILTWVFAWNEYLLAATLTNFEARTLTTGLSEYVTTTGTEWGIMASISVFTLIPALIVFGLVQKHIVAGLTFGAVKG, encoded by the coding sequence ATGAAAAAGCGTAACCCGTTCCTTACGACACTCTTCTGGGTTTTCATCAGTCTGCTGACCCTGTTCCCGATCTACTGGCTGTTTGTCATTTCGGTCAAACCCGCCGTGCAGCTTTTCAGTACTCCCGACCTGATCGTGAACAACCCCTTTTGGGGCAACTATACCGAGGTCCTTGGTAACCGACTGCTGCGGAGCTACATGATCAATTCGCTGGTGATCTCGACCGGGAATGCTGTGCTTTGCACCGTGCTTGGCTTCTTTACCTGCTATGCGCTGTCGCGCTTTCAGTTCCGCGGCAAGGAATCGATCTTCTTCTGGACAATCACCAACCGCATGGCACCACCCGCCGTGTTCCTGTTGCCGCTGTTTTTGCTAATGACACAGGTCTATCGTATTGGTGATTTCACCCTTCTTGATACCCGCATTGGCATGATCTTGGTCTATTGCACCTTTAACCTGCCCTTTGCGATCTGGACCCTGCGCCCGACGATTGATGCCATCCCGCGCGAACTCGACGAGGCCGCCTATGTTGACGGCGCAAGTCCCTGGAAAGTCATCACCGAAATCGTCTTCCCACTCTGTCGTCCGGGACTCGCTGTGACCCTGATCCTGACATGGGTGTTTGCCTGGAACGAATATCTTCTGGCCGCAACGCTGACCAATTTCGAGGCCCGAACCCTGACCACCGGTCTTTCGGAATATGTAACTACCACGGGGACGGAGTGGGGAATCATGGCGTCCATTTCGGTCTTTACCCTGATCCCGGCCCTGATCGTGTTTGGTCTGGTGCAAAAACACATCGTCGCAGGCCTGACCTTTGGCGCGGTGAAAGGATAA
- the ugpC gene encoding sn-glycerol-3-phosphate ABC transporter ATP-binding protein UgpC: MADVKIENVIKRYANVQVMHGVDVDIKDGEFVVLVGPSGCGKSTLLRMLAGLEEITDGTISIGGRIVNDVLPKERDIAMVFQSYALYPHKTVYENIGFPLKMAKKPESEIKEKVTNAAEILDLAHLLDRYPKQLSGGQRQRVAMGRAIVRDPQVFLFDEPLSNLDAKLRVTMRVEIKELHQRLGTTIVYVTHDQIEAMTMADKIVVMRDGRVEQIGTPLDLYDYPTNVFVAGFIGSPSMNFVHGKIGVTDGKKHFESDNGLILPIPETTAEIGQGVTYGIRPEHIDIGDAGIAMKVVVVEPTGSETQVVAKSNGDLIDALVKQRITARPGSELYYVIDPANVHLFDRDTEQRI, from the coding sequence ATGGCCGATGTAAAAATAGAAAACGTAATCAAACGCTACGCCAATGTTCAGGTCATGCATGGGGTGGATGTAGACATCAAGGATGGCGAATTTGTTGTTTTGGTCGGCCCGTCGGGCTGTGGCAAATCAACCCTGCTGCGCATGCTGGCCGGGCTTGAAGAAATCACCGACGGAACCATTTCGATTGGCGGGCGCATCGTCAATGACGTGCTTCCCAAGGAACGAGATATCGCGATGGTCTTCCAAAGCTATGCCCTTTATCCCCACAAAACGGTATATGAGAATATCGGTTTCCCGCTCAAGATGGCCAAAAAGCCGGAAAGCGAGATCAAGGAAAAGGTGACAAATGCCGCAGAAATTCTTGACCTTGCGCATCTGCTGGACCGTTATCCCAAACAGCTTTCCGGTGGTCAGCGCCAACGTGTTGCCATGGGGCGCGCCATTGTCCGTGACCCGCAGGTTTTCCTGTTTGACGAGCCGCTTTCAAACCTTGATGCCAAACTGCGCGTAACCATGCGTGTGGAGATCAAGGAACTCCATCAGCGCCTTGGCACCACGATTGTCTATGTCACCCACGATCAGATCGAAGCCATGACCATGGCTGACAAGATTGTCGTGATGCGCGACGGCCGGGTTGAGCAGATCGGAACGCCGCTTGATCTTTATGACTATCCGACCAACGTGTTTGTCGCCGGTTTCATCGGGTCGCCCTCAATGAACTTTGTGCATGGGAAAATTGGCGTGACCGATGGCAAGAAGCATTTTGAGTCTGATAACGGCTTGATCCTGCCGATCCCCGAAACAACCGCCGAAATTGGTCAGGGCGTTACTTACGGCATCCGTCCTGAACATATCGATATCGGGGATGCCGGTATTGCGATGAAGGTTGTGGTCGTCGAACCAACCGGCTCGGAAACCCAGGTTGTCGCCAAATCCAATGGTGATCTGATTGATGCGCTTGTCAAACAGCGCATCACGGCCCGTCCGGGTTCTGAGCTTTATTATGTGATTGATCCGGCCAATGTGCATCTGTTCGATCGCGATACCGAACAACGGATCTAG
- a CDS encoding sugar ABC transporter permease: protein MQSNKLGWILLAPTLVILFFFGVLPFLYVVFVSFHQWNPFAASPEMIFNGAENFRRIVFDDAFLNSLGVTVMFVIFAVLSELVIGYLLAQAFMKEFPGKSIFRTIHTLPLIMAPIIVGSVWKLMTTPSIGIIPHYLDEWFGITMNIGTSAPAAFMTIVIMDIWHWTPLVTLTLIAALVSLPRDPFEQAQIDGANKAQTFWHITLPMITPALVATVFIRLMDALRTVDEVWMLTGGGPGSSTRFLGVHIFKEVFPKTNYGYGSTISVIVLYLTIVVCWLLYVSMLAPRKNRKG, encoded by the coding sequence ATGCAATCCAACAAACTCGGTTGGATCCTCCTGGCCCCGACGCTGGTGATCCTGTTTTTCTTCGGTGTTTTGCCGTTCCTCTATGTCGTTTTTGTCTCGTTCCATCAATGGAACCCGTTTGCGGCATCACCCGAAATGATCTTTAACGGGGCGGAGAATTTTCGCCGCATTGTCTTTGATGACGCCTTCCTCAATTCACTTGGGGTGACCGTCATGTTCGTGATCTTTGCCGTGCTGTCCGAACTTGTTATCGGATATCTACTGGCACAGGCCTTCATGAAGGAATTCCCCGGGAAATCGATCTTCCGCACCATTCATACCCTGCCGCTCATCATGGCGCCGATCATTGTTGGGTCGGTGTGGAAACTGATGACCACGCCATCCATCGGCATTATTCCGCATTATCTTGATGAGTGGTTTGGCATCACCATGAATATCGGCACATCGGCACCCGCGGCCTTCATGACAATTGTCATCATGGATATCTGGCATTGGACGCCGCTTGTCACCCTGACATTGATCGCTGCACTGGTATCCCTGCCGCGTGATCCGTTCGAGCAGGCCCAGATTGATGGTGCGAACAAGGCACAGACCTTCTGGCACATTACACTGCCAATGATCACTCCGGCCCTGGTTGCAACCGTGTTTATCCGCCTGATGGATGCGCTGCGCACCGTAGATGAGGTCTGGATGTTGACCGGGGGTGGGCCAGGTTCGTCAACCCGTTTCCTTGGGGTGCATATCTTCAAGGAAGTCTTCCCCAAGACCAATTACGGCTACGGGTCGACCATTTCCGTGATCGTGCTCTACCTGACCATCGTGGTCTGTTGGCTGCTTTATGTCAGCATGCTGGCCCCGCGCAAGAACCGGAAGGGATAA
- a CDS encoding sugar-binding domain-containing protein → MPREPLEDGEGFVTEVCWRYYVNGQTQAEVARDMGVTRLRVNQAIQKAKSLGLVKIQIESPFVTRLEVQQRLEQAGVARALVVPVDHANYDNHAPVGAALAHYLSSTLKNEPWKRIGVSWGVTLQRAMERLPLHSLPDLEILALMGGTAAGSSFNAFSIASGFAERFDANYSHLVAPIYLPGDVDKDVLLSQEIYATHIERCLSADAALLVVGDVSDLSFMVKYGLPRDVTMQELRDAGAVGDVLGRFLDADGNEIDHPLNARTVGVNLNALADIPNKILTAAGKHKVPIIKAAIKRGLVDTLVTDDLTAELLLETMT, encoded by the coding sequence ATGCCAAGAGAGCCGCTTGAGGACGGTGAAGGGTTCGTAACCGAAGTCTGTTGGCGTTACTATGTGAACGGCCAGACACAGGCTGAAGTCGCGCGCGATATGGGAGTTACCCGCCTTCGCGTTAATCAGGCGATCCAGAAAGCAAAATCGCTTGGACTTGTGAAAATCCAGATCGAGTCGCCGTTCGTGACGCGCCTTGAGGTTCAGCAGCGTCTTGAACAGGCCGGTGTAGCAAGGGCGCTTGTGGTGCCGGTGGATCATGCAAATTACGACAACCATGCCCCCGTGGGGGCGGCATTGGCGCATTATCTCTCCTCAACGCTCAAGAACGAACCTTGGAAACGCATTGGTGTGTCCTGGGGGGTGACCTTGCAGCGTGCTATGGAACGTTTGCCGCTGCATTCCTTGCCGGATCTTGAAATCCTCGCCCTGATGGGCGGGACCGCGGCGGGATCATCTTTCAATGCCTTTAGCATCGCGTCGGGCTTTGCCGAGCGGTTCGATGCAAATTACTCCCATCTGGTGGCGCCTATTTATCTGCCCGGTGACGTCGATAAGGACGTGTTGCTCAGCCAAGAGATTTATGCAACGCACATCGAACGTTGCCTGTCGGCAGATGCGGCTTTGCTGGTTGTCGGGGACGTCTCGGATTTATCCTTTATGGTCAAGTATGGTCTGCCGCGGGATGTAACCATGCAGGAATTACGTGATGCCGGGGCAGTTGGCGATGTGCTGGGTCGCTTCCTTGATGCGGACGGGAATGAAATTGACCATCCGCTTAATGCGCGCACGGTTGGCGTCAACCTTAACGCGCTGGCAGATATCCCCAACAAGATACTGACCGCTGCCGGAAAGCATAAGGTTCCGATCATCAAGGCGGCGATCAAGCGTGGTCTGGTCGACACACTTGTGACCGATGATCTGACAGCGGAACTCTTACTCGAAACCATGACATAA
- the xylB gene encoding xylulokinase, translated as MTFLGIDLGTSGVRLLLIDEDSQPIGAAERAYHAAHPHPGWSEQNPADWIAALEEAIAELRDNYPQFSALRGIGVAGHMHGATLLDDAGRPLRPCILWNDTRSHTEAARLDAKDQVRAISGNIVFPGFTAPKLEWVREHEPEIYAKTAKVLLPAAYLNFYLTGDYVADMSDSAGTSWLDVGKRIWSDTLLDAGNMRRDQMPRLVEGTEEAGRLRPALLDAWGLTEPVSIAGGAGDNAAAACGIGAQDEGQGFVSLGTSGVLLASRAGYHPAPETALHTFCHTIPGRWYQMGVMLSATDSLNWLARITGQTPIELTSELGKNLQKPGSVRYLPYLSGERTPHNDAEIRGSFTGLSTETGRSDLTRAVLEGVAFGLRDSFEALVATNAKFDQLIAIGGGSASRYWIELIATILGVPLSLPKSGEFGAALGAARLGMTAATGMAPDTIMTIPEVREMIEPSHPHRNAFEDAYGKFRAAYTAIKASQ; from the coding sequence ATGACCTTTCTTGGTATTGACCTTGGAACCTCTGGCGTCCGTTTACTGCTGATCGATGAAGACAGCCAACCGATCGGAGCTGCGGAACGCGCCTATCACGCGGCACATCCGCATCCAGGTTGGTCGGAACAGAACCCGGCAGACTGGATTGCCGCCCTGGAAGAAGCCATCGCAGAGCTTCGCGACAACTACCCACAATTTTCGGCCCTGCGCGGCATCGGCGTTGCAGGCCATATGCATGGTGCAACGCTTTTGGATGACGCCGGTCGCCCACTTCGCCCATGCATCCTGTGGAACGATACGCGGTCCCACACCGAAGCCGCCCGTCTGGATGCCAAGGATCAGGTACGTGCCATTTCCGGCAACATCGTCTTCCCGGGCTTCACCGCCCCCAAACTCGAATGGGTGCGCGAACATGAACCGGAAATATATGCCAAAACCGCCAAGGTGCTGCTGCCTGCGGCTTACCTCAATTTCTATTTGACCGGCGACTATGTCGCGGACATGTCTGATAGTGCCGGCACATCATGGCTTGATGTCGGCAAGCGGATCTGGTCCGATACCCTGCTTGATGCCGGGAACATGCGCCGCGACCAGATGCCACGCCTTGTCGAGGGCACAGAAGAAGCCGGTCGCTTGCGCCCCGCCCTTCTTGATGCCTGGGGGCTGACTGAACCGGTATCGATTGCAGGTGGGGCTGGTGACAATGCTGCTGCTGCCTGCGGTATCGGCGCACAGGATGAAGGGCAAGGTTTTGTCTCTCTTGGCACTTCGGGTGTGTTACTTGCATCTCGGGCTGGTTATCACCCGGCACCCGAAACGGCGTTGCATACATTCTGCCATACCATTCCGGGGCGCTGGTATCAGATGGGGGTCATGCTTTCCGCGACAGATAGCCTTAACTGGCTTGCCCGAATCACGGGTCAAACCCCAATTGAATTGACCTCTGAGCTGGGTAAAAACCTCCAAAAACCGGGTTCGGTGCGTTATCTGCCTTATCTATCGGGTGAACGCACCCCGCACAATGATGCTGAAATCCGCGGCAGCTTCACCGGCCTTAGTACAGAAACCGGCCGTTCAGACCTGACACGTGCAGTCCTCGAAGGCGTTGCCTTTGGCCTGCGTGACAGTTTCGAGGCGCTTGTAGCCACCAATGCCAAATTCGATCAACTGATTGCTATTGGCGGCGGTTCGGCATCCCGCTACTGGATTGAGCTGATTGCAACCATCCTTGGCGTCCCATTGTCGCTTCCCAAAAGCGGCGAGTTTGGCGCTGCCCTCGGTGCTGCACGCCTTGGCATGACTGCTGCTACGGGCATGGCACCAGACACCATCATGACCATTCCAGAAGTACGTGAAATGATCGAACCCAGTCACCCTCATCGCAACGCATTCGAAGACGCCTACGGAAAATTCCGGGCCGCCTATACGGCAATCAAGGCCTCGCAGTAG
- a CDS encoding extracellular solute-binding protein — translation MNFALKVGVSALAMAVASSAAYADDAFWKEAAKPYQDVTLRGVTESTPPSNYIREVLAPEFEELTGIRVDIETTSWDQMYDKAIKDMEAGTGIYDMVFIEQDIVYSYLARDFLTDTTKLLADNPDLKAPTYSEDNFTTFANYFRGENGDLYGVPMEAFIKIYLYRTDLFNDAEIKAAFKEQTGRELVPATTHAEYAEIAQFFTKWGEDHDMDLWGTTAQAHTGHPASWYEFFETIAPTFGVYNWGIDADNNFAASVANGGEMNSDEAKEAMKWWLSMRDIAPPESNASTWTEVGTTFGAGRVAQGLVYGENAGWIAADETKSLVVGNVGVALPPLQDGVMEEVEGGTGYIGYYDGGAFGIPSTSKSQEAAMLFLQYIGQDEVQPDWAVAAPRVTNKTTYDAPKVKAMNEELGGYYDLLRDKGYLFAGAPAYPFHAQVREATAPILYQILTGDLGPDEGLDQMAAKAEAELTDLGYRK, via the coding sequence ATGAATTTTGCACTCAAAGTGGGCGTATCTGCTTTGGCGATGGCTGTCGCATCAAGCGCGGCATATGCCGATGACGCTTTCTGGAAAGAAGCAGCCAAGCCTTATCAGGACGTAACCCTGCGTGGTGTGACAGAATCCACCCCGCCTTCGAACTATATCCGTGAAGTCCTTGCACCGGAATTTGAAGAGCTGACTGGTATCCGGGTGGATATCGAAACCACGTCCTGGGATCAGATGTATGACAAGGCCATCAAGGACATGGAGGCCGGTACCGGCATCTATGACATGGTCTTTATCGAACAGGACATCGTCTATTCCTATCTCGCACGTGATTTCCTGACCGACACCACAAAACTTCTGGCGGACAATCCGGACCTGAAGGCACCAACCTATAGCGAAGACAATTTCACCACCTTCGCCAACTATTTCCGTGGCGAAAACGGTGACCTTTACGGCGTCCCGATGGAAGCCTTCATCAAGATCTATCTGTATCGCACGGATCTGTTCAATGACGCCGAGATCAAGGCGGCCTTCAAGGAACAGACCGGCCGCGAGCTTGTCCCGGCAACCACCCATGCCGAATATGCCGAAATTGCGCAGTTCTTCACCAAGTGGGGAGAAGATCACGATATGGATCTGTGGGGCACCACCGCACAGGCCCATACCGGCCATCCGGCATCCTGGTACGAGTTCTTTGAAACCATCGCGCCGACCTTTGGTGTCTATAACTGGGGTATTGATGCCGATAACAACTTCGCGGCATCAGTTGCCAATGGCGGCGAAATGAACAGCGATGAAGCCAAGGAAGCCATGAAATGGTGGCTGAGCATGCGTGATATCGCCCCGCCTGAAAGTAACGCATCCACCTGGACCGAAGTCGGCACCACGTTTGGTGCAGGCCGCGTAGCCCAAGGCCTGGTTTACGGTGAAAACGCCGGCTGGATCGCTGCGGATGAAACCAAATCACTTGTGGTTGGCAATGTGGGTGTTGCCCTGCCGCCGCTTCAGGATGGCGTCATGGAAGAAGTCGAAGGTGGCACCGGCTATATCGGCTATTACGATGGTGGTGCATTTGGCATTCCCTCGACATCAAAAAGCCAGGAAGCCGCGATGCTGTTCCTGCAATATATCGGTCAGGACGAAGTTCAACCTGACTGGGCAGTTGCCGCACCACGTGTGACCAACAAAACCACCTATGATGCCCCCAAGGTTAAGGCAATGAACGAGGAACTCGGCGGGTATTACGACCTGCTGCGTGACAAGGGTTACCTGTTTGCCGGTGCACCGGCATATCCGTTCCACGCCCAAGTGCGCGAAGCCACGGCGCCAATTCTTTATCAAATCCTGACCGGTGACCTTGGTCCCGACGAAGGTCTTGATCAGATGGCGGCCAAGGCCGAGGCAGAACTGACCGATCTTGGCTACCGCAAATAG